A region from the Rheinheimera mangrovi genome encodes:
- a CDS encoding mechanosensitive ion channel family protein: protein MIDLIINYLDSDKFFSLLQAGLLFTVGFLAASLLARATYKLCLKRFSPHHASLSRRLVYWLVLALFIASGLKQLGFNLGVLLGAAGVLSVAIGFASQTSVSNLISGLFLIGERPFQIGDTIQVGNTTGEILSIDLLSIKLRTFDNLFVRIPNESLIKTEVTNLTRFPIRRLDLKIGVAYKENISQVRQVLLQVAEQNPLSLDEPNPVFQFLSFAESSLDLQFSVWTRKENYRELRTSLLEEIKLAFDQQGIDLPFPQRELSLSQDTLALLRPEQNTKTQG, encoded by the coding sequence ATGATTGACCTGATCATTAACTACTTAGATTCAGATAAGTTTTTCTCTTTGCTGCAGGCAGGCCTGTTGTTTACAGTCGGCTTTTTAGCTGCAAGTTTATTAGCCCGCGCTACTTATAAACTCTGCTTAAAACGTTTTAGCCCGCATCATGCCAGTTTAAGCCGCCGCTTAGTGTACTGGTTGGTATTGGCTTTATTTATTGCCAGCGGCTTAAAACAGTTAGGTTTTAACTTAGGCGTATTGCTGGGTGCCGCAGGGGTGCTGTCTGTCGCTATCGGCTTTGCTTCTCAAACCTCTGTATCGAACCTGATCAGCGGTTTATTTTTAATAGGCGAACGGCCTTTTCAGATTGGTGACACTATTCAGGTGGGCAATACCACAGGGGAAATTCTGTCCATTGACCTGCTGTCCATCAAATTACGTACTTTCGATAACCTATTTGTGCGCATTCCTAACGAAAGTCTGATAAAAACCGAAGTCACCAACTTAACCCGCTTTCCTATTCGCAGGCTGGATTTAAAAATTGGTGTAGCCTATAAAGAGAACATCAGCCAGGTTAGGCAAGTACTGTTGCAGGTCGCTGAACAAAACCCTTTAAGTCTGGATGAACCCAACCCGGTATTTCAGTTTTTAAGCTTTGCCGAGTCTTCGTTGGATTTACAGTTTTCGGTCTGGACCAGAAAAGAAAACTACAGAGAACTGCGCACCTCGTTACTGGAAGAAATCAAACTGGCCTTTGATCAGCAAGGTATTGATCTGCCCTTCCCGCAACGGGAGCTCAGCCTGAGCCAAGACACTTTGGCTCTGTTACGACCAGAACAAAACACTAAAACTCAAGGATAA
- a CDS encoding helix-turn-helix domain-containing protein: MAILNVAEVAAFLGIQEIRVERLARENLLVANGKDEQGKPVFDEEDVKRYKILAERLGGL, translated from the coding sequence ATGGCAATACTCAATGTTGCAGAAGTCGCCGCCTTTTTAGGTATTCAGGAAATTCGTGTTGAACGTCTGGCTCGCGAAAATCTATTAGTTGCCAATGGAAAGGATGAACAAGGTAAACCTGTGTTCGATGAAGAAGATGTAAAACGTTACAAAATTCTGGCTGAACGATTAGGCGGACTTTAA
- the nhaB gene encoding sodium/proton antiporter NhaB, translated as MKPSGMALALYNNFLGQAPNWYKLSIIAFLFINPMLFLQSPYIAGWALVVEFIFTLAMALKCYPLQPGGLLVLQAIVMGMTSTTKVMHEIEMNIEVILLLVFMVAGIHFVKDLLLFVFTKLLIRVRSKTNLSLAFVCMAAFLSAFLDALTVVAVIIAVGIGFYAIYHKISSGKKFPDPHNHNEDSEVAELSRADLDAFRGFLRNLLMHAGVGTALGGVSTMVGEPQNLIIAEAVGWGFGEFALRMAAVSVPVFIAGLLTTIVLEKFRLFDFGVRLPVAVQDVLIAYDNYQTERMTASDISKLWVQSIIAILLIICLSLHLASVGLIGLMVIILATTFCGVTDEHAIGKAFQEALPFTSLLVVFFAVVAVIIDQHLFKPVIDFVLTFDGQKQMAVLFLANGLLSMVSDNVFVGTVYINEVKAAWQAGTISREQFEMLAIAINSGTNLPSVATPNGQAAFLFLLTSALAPLIRLSYMKMVWMALPYTIVLALVGLLSTVVLLPEITHWMYAEGWIHHYDAAAAAAAVATGH; from the coding sequence ATGAAACCATCTGGCATGGCTTTGGCCTTGTACAATAACTTTCTCGGGCAGGCGCCAAACTGGTACAAACTAAGTATCATCGCTTTTCTTTTTATTAATCCAATGTTGTTTTTGCAAAGCCCTTATATAGCGGGTTGGGCTCTAGTGGTTGAGTTTATTTTCACTCTGGCGATGGCGCTGAAATGTTACCCGTTGCAACCAGGTGGGTTATTGGTGTTGCAGGCTATTGTGATGGGCATGACCAGTACCACCAAGGTGATGCATGAAATTGAAATGAATATCGAAGTGATTTTGCTGCTGGTCTTTATGGTGGCCGGTATTCACTTTGTCAAAGACTTGCTGTTGTTTGTGTTTACTAAGCTGTTGATCCGGGTGCGTTCAAAAACGAATTTGTCTTTGGCTTTTGTCTGTATGGCTGCATTTCTGTCTGCATTTTTAGACGCTTTAACTGTAGTCGCTGTGATTATTGCCGTGGGCATAGGTTTTTACGCTATTTACCACAAAATATCTTCAGGCAAGAAATTCCCCGACCCGCACAACCACAATGAAGATTCTGAGGTCGCCGAACTATCTCGTGCTGACTTAGATGCGTTTCGTGGTTTTTTACGTAACTTGTTAATGCATGCAGGTGTGGGTACGGCCTTAGGTGGTGTTTCCACTATGGTGGGTGAGCCACAAAACCTGATCATCGCCGAAGCTGTAGGTTGGGGTTTTGGTGAATTCGCCCTACGTATGGCAGCGGTCAGTGTTCCTGTGTTTATCGCGGGTTTACTGACCACAATAGTGCTGGAAAAATTTCGTTTATTTGATTTTGGTGTGCGTTTGCCCGTGGCTGTTCAGGACGTATTGATTGCGTATGACAACTATCAGACTGAACGTATGACGGCCTCTGACATCAGTAAATTATGGGTGCAAAGCATCATCGCCATTTTACTGATTATTTGTTTAAGTCTGCATTTAGCTTCTGTTGGTTTAATAGGTTTAATGGTGATTATTCTGGCCACTACCTTCTGTGGCGTGACCGATGAACACGCTATTGGTAAAGCCTTTCAGGAAGCCTTGCCTTTTACCTCTTTACTGGTGGTGTTTTTTGCTGTGGTTGCCGTGATCATTGACCAGCATCTGTTCAAACCTGTAATTGATTTTGTCTTGACTTTTGATGGACAAAAACAAATGGCGGTGTTGTTTTTAGCCAATGGTTTGTTGTCCATGGTCAGTGATAACGTCTTTGTTGGCACTGTGTACATCAATGAGGTCAAAGCGGCATGGCAGGCCGGTACTATCAGTCGTGAGCAATTTGAAATGCTGGCGATTGCTATTAACTCTGGTACCAATTTGCCAAGTGTGGCAACACCTAATGGTCAGGCTGCGTTCTTATTCCTGCTGACCAGCGCTTTGGCTCCGCTCATTCGCCTGTCGTATATGAAAATGGTGTGGATGGCGCTGCCATACACCATAGTGCTTGCACTGGTAGGTTTGCTTAGCACCGTTGTATTGCTGCCTGAAATCACCCATTGGATGTATGCCGAAGGTTGGATCCATCATTATGATGCAGCGGCAGCTGCTGCGGCGGTAGCTACCGGACATTAA
- a CDS encoding YkoF family thiamine/hydroxymethylpyrimidine-binding protein encodes MKLSIEISKYPLTSDYIEPIKGFIELLNTNPNVLVITNTLSTQVFGDYDEVMALLQQGIRWSFETYGKVVFVVKFLHGDLRP; translated from the coding sequence ATGAAATTATCTATTGAAATCAGTAAGTACCCACTCACCAGTGATTACATTGAGCCTATCAAAGGTTTTATTGAACTGCTCAACACCAACCCTAATGTGCTGGTGATCACCAATACGCTGAGCACACAAGTCTTTGGCGATTACGACGAAGTGATGGCCTTGTTGCAGCAGGGTATTCGCTGGTCTTTTGAAACTTACGGCAAAGTGGTGTTTGTGGTGAAGTTTCTGCACGGTGATTTGCGACCATGA
- a CDS encoding DUF432 domain-containing protein, producing MFAENQALWWQPQTLLNEQSCKIQLGPLHIFLQRKAGEWRLATEQLTQAEHQHVESQLLAQWPQHRLANRFVFENEPLQFCLKPVLADRPVVVKTHQPVYVPPGEQVTFFISSPVSIRIELQQPALLLQEVQTQRLSDTWFGPNTQVGELCYADKTQARHSKEELPRRVHKAVTPVTVKNNSSQMMSIEKLSLPVPYLSLYGLADGSLWTDQVLLDHQDDAELSRLQISKQMPAGSDGAERLAKPRLYMEKHGLFRAFSDLFAHAASRGSL from the coding sequence ATGTTTGCTGAAAATCAGGCTTTATGGTGGCAACCTCAAACGCTGCTGAATGAACAAAGCTGTAAAATTCAGCTGGGACCTTTGCACATTTTTTTGCAACGTAAGGCTGGCGAATGGCGACTCGCAACAGAACAACTGACGCAGGCGGAGCACCAGCATGTGGAATCACAGCTGCTGGCTCAATGGCCGCAACACCGGCTGGCAAACCGTTTTGTATTTGAAAATGAACCACTGCAGTTTTGCCTTAAGCCCGTGCTGGCAGATCGGCCTGTGGTGGTTAAAACTCACCAGCCCGTTTATGTGCCGCCTGGTGAACAAGTCACTTTTTTTATCAGTAGCCCTGTCAGTATTCGTATCGAATTACAGCAACCCGCTTTACTGCTACAGGAAGTTCAAACACAACGCTTATCCGACACCTGGTTTGGCCCGAACACCCAGGTAGGCGAACTCTGTTATGCCGATAAAACTCAGGCCAGACACAGCAAAGAAGAACTGCCCAGACGAGTGCATAAAGCCGTTACCCCTGTTACGGTGAAAAACAACTCCAGCCAGATGATGAGCATTGAAAAACTCAGCTTACCTGTACCTTATTTATCCTTGTATGGTCTGGCCGATGGCAGTTTGTGGACCGATCAGGTGTTGCTGGATCATCAGGACGATGCCGAACTGAGCCGACTGCAAATCAGTAAACAAATGCCGGCAGGTTCAGATGGCGCAGAACGTTTAGCCAAACCACGTTTGTATATGGAAAAACATGGCCTGTTCCGTGCCTTTAGTGATTTATTTGCTCATGCCGCAAGCAGAGGTTCTTTATGA
- the mgtE gene encoding magnesium transporter → MEPLVLIHTLRAALESGDLSVLSVRLADTHAADLAGALAEFSTQHVWQLLSCFPLSTQADVFSYLPEDKQVELAHNVSRQDFTPVIRQMSSDERADLFNKLSDAQKQALLPALAQAERDDVLSLSSYSEGTAGAIMSSDYAMLSPDLTAAQAIEVLRNEAPDKETIYLSYVVDQDRTLIGALSLRELILAPTYALVDDVMKHDPIHVHVDTAQEEVASLVAKYDLIAIPVVNAQGQLVGIVTHDDAMDVAAAEATEDFHKTATIGKLEGSVKDAKISLLYRKRVVWLVVLVFGNIFSGAGLAAFEQIISEHIALLFFLPLLIASSGNAGAQAGTLMVRALATGDIKLRHWGKMLGKEVLVAGLLGITMALAVYALGYWRGGLDIALVVAATMLIVVLVGSLVGLSLPFLLSRFGMDPATASGPLITSIADVAGVVIYFSIASWYLPALV, encoded by the coding sequence ATGGAACCCTTAGTTCTGATCCATACTTTACGTGCTGCTCTGGAGAGTGGTGACCTGTCCGTTTTATCTGTTCGTCTGGCTGATACTCACGCTGCCGACTTAGCTGGTGCTTTGGCTGAGTTTTCCACACAGCATGTGTGGCAACTGTTAAGTTGTTTTCCGTTAAGCACACAAGCAGACGTTTTCAGCTATTTACCCGAAGACAAACAAGTTGAACTGGCACATAACGTCAGTCGCCAGGACTTCACCCCTGTGATTCGCCAGATGTCGTCTGATGAAAGGGCTGACTTGTTTAATAAGCTGTCTGATGCACAAAAACAAGCCTTGTTACCTGCTTTGGCGCAAGCAGAACGTGATGATGTGCTGAGCCTGTCGTCATACTCTGAAGGCACGGCTGGCGCCATTATGAGTTCAGATTACGCCATGTTGTCGCCGGATTTAACGGCTGCTCAAGCCATTGAAGTGTTGAGAAACGAAGCGCCGGATAAGGAAACCATTTACCTGTCTTATGTAGTGGATCAGGACCGCACTTTGATTGGCGCTTTGTCGTTGCGCGAGCTGATTCTGGCACCGACTTATGCGCTGGTCGATGATGTGATGAAACACGACCCTATCCATGTCCATGTTGATACAGCACAGGAAGAAGTAGCGTCACTGGTGGCTAAGTACGATTTAATTGCTATTCCTGTGGTGAATGCGCAAGGGCAGTTAGTCGGTATTGTCACCCACGATGACGCGATGGACGTCGCAGCTGCTGAAGCGACAGAAGACTTTCACAAAACCGCCACTATCGGCAAGCTCGAAGGCAGCGTAAAAGATGCCAAAATCAGTTTGTTATACCGCAAACGCGTGGTCTGGCTGGTGGTGTTGGTGTTTGGCAATATTTTTTCCGGCGCAGGTTTAGCTGCTTTTGAGCAAATTATTTCTGAACATATAGCCTTGTTGTTTTTCCTGCCGTTATTGATTGCAAGCAGCGGTAATGCAGGCGCTCAGGCTGGTACTTTGATGGTACGGGCTTTAGCCACTGGCGACATTAAGCTGCGGCACTGGGGCAAAATGCTCGGCAAAGAAGTGCTGGTAGCAGGTTTATTAGGTATCACTATGGCTCTTGCTGTCTATGCGCTGGGCTACTGGCGTGGGGGGCTGGACATAGCGCTGGTGGTCGCTGCCACTATGCTGATAGTGGTACTGGTTGGCAGTTTAGTTGGCTTATCTTTACCCTTTTTACTCAGCCGTTTTGGCATGGACCCGGCAACCGCCAGTGGACCTCTGATCACCTCTATTGCCGACGTGGCTGGTGTCGTGATTTATTTCTCTATTGCCAGCTGGTATTTACCTGCTTTGGTTTAA
- a CDS encoding TonB-dependent receptor yields the protein MSPRCDFNYLGKKVSYLSLAILAALSTTVSAEENPASEQAVERILVQGDFRQQQLQKLPGSILVLSQQDISRHNAQHLDDLLQQAANVNFSAGASRGRFLQIRGIGERSEFVDSINPSVGVLIDGIDYSALGVSSLADVQQVEIFRGPEATRFGANAMAGMLNLTSNAPSFEGEGQLSSTLANYDSYQLSGAYSNAINQQWAYRVAADHQSSDGFIDNSFLNRDDTNNIDETSVRAALRYLATSDLTLDFIGHYRDINNGYDVFSLDRNRTTLSDKPGQDEQQSRALAIKADYQGLSWANVYTQLSGLTADTDYGFDEDWSYEGIHPDGYATTDRYLRQRDQWSLEQRFLGKDQANWVAGWYASGQQTELERQFWNWDLWQAAQFFSDFKRQNLALFGQWSTDLGDGWSLTSGARAERYDDEYIDSNGIAQQNDELMWGGKLSLSLVLTDATSLYLLGSRGYKAGGVNGEALGKAQGSGSEDLADYLNSKANFSPETLWNAEFGVKASSADQQIVSRVALFAMWRDEMQVNSWVTRDQSFIGFIDNAASGRNHGLEVESRVQLTDSWTLFANAAWLDSEIRGFVTEKGVDKTGRDQAHAPKYQYSVNNEWLLTSDLSFNLGVQSKAAFYYSDSHDSRSEQMHLVNLRLQYQWNELQLALWSRNALDEDYGVRGFYFGNDPRDGYEPHTYEQLGEPRRIGVTASYQF from the coding sequence TTGTCGCCTCGTTGTGACTTCAATTACTTAGGGAAAAAGGTTTCTTATTTATCCCTGGCCATTCTTGCCGCTTTATCCACTACTGTGAGTGCCGAAGAAAACCCTGCGTCCGAACAGGCTGTAGAGCGTATTCTGGTGCAAGGCGATTTCCGGCAGCAGCAGTTACAAAAGCTGCCAGGTAGTATTCTGGTATTGAGTCAGCAGGATATCAGTCGTCACAACGCCCAACATTTAGATGATTTGTTACAACAAGCCGCCAACGTAAACTTTTCGGCTGGTGCATCCCGTGGCCGTTTTTTACAAATTCGTGGTATTGGCGAGCGCAGTGAGTTTGTCGACAGTATTAACCCTTCGGTGGGTGTGCTGATTGATGGCATTGATTATTCAGCTTTAGGGGTCAGCTCTTTGGCTGATGTGCAGCAAGTAGAGATATTCCGCGGCCCGGAAGCCACTCGATTTGGCGCTAATGCCATGGCCGGTATGTTGAATTTAACTTCGAATGCTCCGAGCTTTGAAGGTGAAGGCCAGTTAAGTTCTACATTGGCCAACTACGATAGCTACCAGCTAAGCGGCGCTTATAGCAATGCGATCAACCAGCAGTGGGCGTATCGTGTAGCAGCTGATCATCAAAGCTCAGATGGCTTTATCGACAACAGCTTTCTAAATCGTGACGATACTAACAATATTGACGAAACCTCAGTCCGTGCTGCACTGCGTTATCTGGCGACGAGCGATCTGACGCTGGATTTTATTGGTCATTACCGTGATATCAATAATGGCTACGATGTGTTTTCTTTAGATCGCAACCGCACAACCTTATCGGATAAACCAGGCCAAGATGAACAACAAAGCCGTGCTTTGGCTATAAAGGCCGATTATCAGGGCTTAAGTTGGGCTAATGTCTACACACAACTCAGTGGCCTGACTGCCGATACCGACTATGGCTTTGACGAAGACTGGAGTTATGAAGGTATTCACCCGGATGGCTATGCCACCACAGACCGATATTTACGGCAGCGGGATCAGTGGAGTCTGGAACAGCGCTTTTTGGGCAAAGATCAAGCGAATTGGGTTGCCGGCTGGTATGCCAGTGGTCAGCAAACTGAGTTAGAACGTCAATTCTGGAACTGGGATTTATGGCAGGCTGCACAGTTTTTCAGTGATTTTAAACGCCAGAACCTGGCGTTATTTGGGCAGTGGTCCACAGATTTAGGGGATGGTTGGAGTTTAACTTCTGGCGCCCGTGCTGAACGTTATGACGATGAATACATTGACAGCAATGGAATAGCTCAGCAAAACGACGAACTGATGTGGGGCGGCAAACTGAGCTTAAGTTTAGTGCTTACCGATGCAACAAGCCTGTATTTGTTGGGTTCAAGAGGTTACAAAGCGGGTGGGGTCAATGGTGAAGCTCTGGGTAAAGCTCAGGGCAGCGGCTCTGAGGATTTGGCAGACTATTTAAACAGCAAAGCCAATTTTTCACCTGAAACTTTATGGAATGCCGAGTTTGGTGTTAAAGCCAGTTCAGCTGATCAGCAGATTGTCAGTCGGGTGGCTTTATTTGCCATGTGGCGTGATGAAATGCAGGTCAATAGTTGGGTCACCCGTGATCAGTCCTTTATTGGTTTTATTGATAATGCTGCCTCAGGCCGTAATCATGGGCTGGAAGTGGAAAGCCGGGTTCAGCTGACGGACAGTTGGACTTTGTTTGCCAATGCAGCCTGGCTTGATAGTGAAATCCGTGGTTTTGTCACGGAAAAGGGTGTAGATAAGACGGGCCGCGATCAAGCCCATGCGCCAAAGTATCAATACAGTGTCAACAATGAGTGGTTACTGACCTCTGACTTGAGTTTTAATCTGGGCGTGCAGAGTAAAGCCGCGTTTTATTACTCTGATAGCCACGACTCCCGATCAGAGCAAATGCATTTAGTGAATTTACGCCTGCAGTACCAGTGGAATGAGCTGCAGTTGGCGCTCTGGAGCCGCAATGCGCTGGACGAGGACTACGGTGTACGGGGCTTTTACTTTGGTAACGACCCGCGTGACGGCTACGAGCCTCATACCTATGAACAATTGGGTGAACCACGCCGTATAGGTGTGACAGCCAGCTACCAGTTTTAA
- a CDS encoding phosphotransferase, producing MAQQLSATTADPSRVIWHLCQQLEFFADHKPVLFKQLTQGKRTSSYQVQTDRGHYVLRHYGPSVLGVCRQQELRCQHAAAAAGLAPAPLCLNNHQRMLITEFLPDTQAPSAAYIRQNLAGLAQKLATLHQLPVQTAVLDPWLYLQQLKKQLEPHWTTEAEKIWQPLITAARDLQYFQADIGLCHMDLHAQNMLLWQNKLWLIDFEYCQLADVVFDLVALIVQFDLSDAEQQLLLDSYKASRSSAYSVQLLEKLALAKVVYSGFCWLWYWQEELENQDPRYKQAAADCYQLLLQLVQK from the coding sequence ATGGCGCAGCAGCTATCAGCAACAACAGCAGACCCATCCCGTGTGATCTGGCATTTATGCCAACAACTGGAGTTTTTTGCTGATCATAAGCCTGTGCTGTTCAAGCAACTGACGCAAGGCAAAAGAACCAGCTCCTATCAGGTGCAAACTGACAGAGGGCATTATGTGCTGCGTCATTATGGTCCTTCAGTTTTAGGTGTGTGCAGGCAACAGGAATTACGTTGTCAGCACGCTGCAGCTGCCGCAGGACTGGCACCGGCTCCTTTGTGTCTGAACAATCATCAGCGCATGCTGATCACTGAATTTTTACCTGATACTCAAGCTCCTTCCGCTGCATACATCAGGCAGAACCTTGCTGGTTTGGCACAAAAGCTGGCGACTTTGCATCAGTTGCCAGTGCAAACTGCTGTGCTTGACCCCTGGCTTTATTTACAACAGCTGAAAAAACAGTTGGAGCCGCACTGGACCACTGAAGCGGAAAAAATCTGGCAACCTTTGATCACCGCTGCCCGTGATCTGCAGTATTTTCAAGCTGACATTGGCTTATGCCATATGGATTTGCATGCGCAGAATATGTTGCTGTGGCAGAACAAGTTGTGGTTGATAGATTTTGAATACTGTCAGTTGGCTGATGTGGTATTTGATTTAGTGGCGCTAATAGTTCAGTTTGATTTGTCGGATGCGGAACAACAGCTGCTACTGGATAGTTACAAAGCGTCCCGCAGTTCTGCTTACAGTGTGCAGTTATTAGAGAAGCTAGCCTTAGCTAAAGTGGTGTATTCAGGTTTTTGCTGGTTATGGTACTGGCAGGAAGAACTGGAAAATCAGGACCCCAGATACAAACAAGCCGCAGCAGACTGTTACCAGCTGTTACTGCAGCTTGTTCAGAAGTAG
- the pnuC gene encoding nicotinamide riboside transporter PnuC, which produces MTDSWWQLFSGWQTLTQLELAATLSALAYVLLAMKQSLWCWPAALLSTLLYTHIMWHSALLSDALLQLYYAGMALYGWYSWRQQKQLLPAGQSGMTEWSASTHLNLIGGTAIAGLILGYLMEQYTHADFAYIDAQTTAFSVMTTYLVARKVVSNWLYWVVIDAVCIYVYIQKHLYFTTALFVLYTIIALIGFFVWRSSYQQQQQTHPV; this is translated from the coding sequence ATGACGGACTCCTGGTGGCAGCTTTTTAGCGGCTGGCAAACCTTGACTCAGCTGGAGCTGGCAGCGACTTTGTCAGCGCTGGCTTATGTGCTGCTGGCGATGAAACAAAGTTTGTGGTGCTGGCCAGCTGCTTTGCTCAGTACTCTGTTATACACCCATATTATGTGGCATTCAGCTTTGTTATCTGATGCGTTGCTGCAGCTGTATTATGCCGGCATGGCCTTGTATGGCTGGTACAGCTGGCGTCAGCAGAAGCAGCTATTACCAGCAGGGCAGTCGGGCATGACGGAGTGGTCGGCCAGTACGCATCTGAATTTAATTGGCGGCACAGCGATAGCCGGGCTGATATTGGGTTATCTGATGGAGCAGTACACGCACGCCGATTTTGCTTATATAGACGCACAAACCACAGCTTTTAGTGTGATGACCACTTATCTGGTGGCGCGCAAAGTGGTGTCGAATTGGTTGTACTGGGTGGTGATCGATGCCGTCTGTATTTATGTTTATATACAAAAACATCTGTATTTTACGACGGCACTTTTTGTACTCTATACCATCATTGCCTTGATCGGATTTTTTGTATGGCGCAGCAGCTATCAGCAACAACAGCAGACCCATCCCGTGTGA